One part of the Candidatus Effluviviaceae Genus I sp. genome encodes these proteins:
- a CDS encoding DUF1957 domain-containing protein, with translation MEKGYLSLVLHAHLPYVRHPEYRSFLEEDWLFEAITETYVPLIRVLQRLTADGVRFRLTISMSAPLISMLRDGLLQDRYVEHITKLCELTEKEIARCRDNPRLRGLAEMYHGFFSDVKRAFTEEYGLDIVTALRHFQDAGRIDVLTCGATHGYLPLMDQYPAAVRAQVRLALDHHRRTFGRDPEGMWLPECGFFPGVDRYLAEAGIRYTFVDSHGLLHAVPRPRNGTYAPIVTPAGVAIFARDLESSKQVWSSVEGYPGDHWYRDFYRDHSYELDYDYVRPYLGADGFRKMLGLKYHRITGQTDEKELYEPERARERAMEHAGNFVFNRERQVEHLNEALGRRPIVVAPYDAELFGHWWFEGPMWLEYVFRKIDEIRGPLASATPGDFLSSEGPFQCAELFHSSWGYKGYSEVWLDGSNDYIYPHLHRASRRMIEMAKAHPNAEGLRRRALNQAARELLLAQSSDWAFIMKTGTMSEYAHKRTRDHISRFTRLYEDVKANRVDERWLAEVESRDRIFPDIDYRIYADDRPPAAPGASR, from the coding sequence GTGGAAAAGGGGTACCTGAGCCTCGTTCTTCACGCGCACCTGCCGTACGTCCGGCACCCCGAGTATCGGAGCTTCCTCGAGGAGGACTGGCTCTTCGAGGCGATCACCGAGACGTACGTTCCCCTCATCCGTGTCCTCCAGCGCCTCACCGCCGACGGCGTCCGGTTCAGGCTCACGATCTCGATGAGCGCGCCGCTCATCTCGATGCTCCGCGACGGCCTTCTCCAGGACCGCTACGTCGAGCACATCACGAAGCTGTGCGAGCTCACAGAGAAGGAGATCGCGCGCTGCCGCGACAATCCCCGGCTCCGGGGGCTCGCGGAGATGTACCACGGGTTCTTCTCCGACGTGAAGCGCGCGTTCACCGAGGAGTACGGCCTCGACATCGTGACGGCCCTCCGCCACTTCCAGGACGCGGGGAGGATCGACGTCCTGACCTGCGGCGCGACCCACGGCTACCTGCCGCTCATGGACCAGTATCCGGCGGCCGTCCGGGCGCAGGTCCGCCTCGCGCTGGACCACCACCGCCGGACGTTCGGGCGCGATCCCGAGGGGATGTGGCTGCCCGAGTGCGGCTTCTTCCCGGGCGTGGACCGCTATCTCGCGGAAGCAGGCATCCGCTACACGTTCGTGGACAGCCACGGGCTCCTGCACGCCGTCCCGCGGCCGCGGAACGGCACGTACGCGCCGATCGTCACCCCGGCGGGCGTGGCGATCTTCGCGCGCGACCTCGAGTCGTCGAAGCAGGTCTGGAGCTCGGTCGAAGGCTACCCGGGCGACCACTGGTACCGGGACTTCTACCGCGACCACTCCTACGAACTCGACTACGACTACGTGAGACCGTACCTCGGCGCGGACGGCTTCCGGAAGATGCTGGGGCTCAAGTACCACCGCATCACCGGGCAGACGGACGAGAAGGAGCTCTACGAGCCGGAACGCGCGCGGGAACGCGCGATGGAGCACGCGGGGAACTTCGTGTTCAACCGCGAGCGGCAGGTCGAGCACCTCAATGAGGCGCTGGGACGCAGGCCGATCGTCGTCGCGCCGTACGACGCCGAGCTCTTCGGCCACTGGTGGTTCGAGGGGCCGATGTGGCTCGAGTACGTCTTCCGCAAGATCGACGAGATCCGCGGACCGCTGGCCTCCGCGACGCCCGGGGACTTCCTGTCGAGCGAGGGCCCGTTCCAGTGCGCCGAGCTCTTCCACTCGAGCTGGGGCTACAAGGGCTACAGCGAGGTGTGGCTCGACGGGTCGAACGACTACATCTACCCGCATCTCCATCGCGCCTCGCGGCGGATGATCGAGATGGCGAAGGCCCACCCGAACGCCGAGGGGCTCCGGCGCCGCGCGCTCAACCAGGCGGCGCGCGAGCTGCTTCTGGCGCAGTCGAGCGACTGGGCCTTCATCATGAAGACCGGCACGATGTCCGAGTACGCGCACAAGCGCACGCGCGACCACATCTCGAGGTTCACGCGGCTGTACGAGGACGTGAAGGCGAACAGGGTGGACGAGCGGTGGCTGGCCGAGGTCGAGTCCCGCGACCGCATCTTCCCCGACATCGACTACCGCATCTACGCCGACGACCGTCCGCCCGCCGCGCCGGGTGCGTCGCGATGA